In the Emys orbicularis isolate rEmyOrb1 chromosome 3, rEmyOrb1.hap1, whole genome shotgun sequence genome, one interval contains:
- the LOC135876380 gene encoding protein CLN8-like — protein MNLAYAGETLSVIFDWDYVLWEVRLKLVAAGFFIYLGVFLLAHWLASWISASYRTLSGKDKVFSNIAITRGLLGIQSCVAGLWALLIDPVFQADKVYSQQKWSWFHCLIASGFILFENVVVHVSNIVFRTCDVFLVVHHLFAFGGLLGLIINIKSGHYLPVMGLLLEMSTPSLCMYWLLLRTGYANTLLWKANQWVLIHMQHCRMVLIYHMWWVCISNWNDVVENLGLPHFIVFFMGLSTLTLILNPYWIYRSTQRLFGPVDWNFSFFTAVFGSSGKLNSETFEKKRI, from the exons ATGAATCTTGCATATGCTGGTGAAACCTTGAGTGTCATATTTGACTGGGACTATGTTCTGTGGGAAGTTCGTTTGAAGTTAGTAGCAGCTGGATTTTTCATCTACCTGGGTGTATTTCTTCTAGCTCACTGGCTGGCCTCATGGATCAGTGCCAGTTATCGCACTTTGTCAGGAAAGGACAAAGTCTTCTCGAATATAGCTATCACTCGTGGCCTGCTTGGGATTCAGAGTTGTGTAGCTGGGTTGTGGGCCTTGCTCATAGATCCAGTTTTTCAAGCTGACAAAGTGTATTCACAACAAAAGTGGAGTTGGTTTCATTGCTTAATAGCCTCTGGCTTcatcttgtttgaaaatgtagttgTTCATGTGTCTAATATTGTTTTCAGGACATGTGATGTGTTCTTGGTAGTTCATCATTTATTTGCCTTTGGTGGGCTTCTTGGTCTGATAATTAACATAAAGTCTGGACACTATCTACCTGTGATGGGATTGCTACTTGAGATGAGCACTCCTTCACTCTGCATGTACTGGCTTCTTCTAAGG ACTGGCTATGCTAATACCCTTTTATGGAAGGCAAACCAATGGGTACTGATCCATATGCAACACTGCCGCATGGTCCTTATTTATCACATGTGGTGGGTGTGTATTTCCAATTGGAATGATGTAGTGGAAAACCTGGGACTTCCACATTTTATCGTCTTTTTCATGGGGTTAAGTACACTTACATTAATACTTAATCCATACTGGATTTACAGATCGACTCAGCGGCTCTTTGGTCCAGTtgactggaatttttcatttttcactgCTGTTTTTGGATCCTCTGGAAAATTAAATAGTGAAACATTTGAAAAGAAGAGGATATAG